The following are encoded in a window of Amaranthus tricolor cultivar Red isolate AtriRed21 chromosome 2, ASM2621246v1, whole genome shotgun sequence genomic DNA:
- the LOC130802170 gene encoding zinc finger BED domain-containing protein RICESLEEPER 1-like, with product MEITSETVIKKPKRLTSVVWNHFERVKKADICYAVCVHCSKRLSGSSNSGTTHLRNHLMRCLKRSNFDVSQLLAKRRKKDNTVTLSSYNFDEGQSKDDHIPVAAIKFETEPKREEAISTGSSKFDQKRSRMDLARMVILHGYPLAMVDDIGFKVFVKNLQPMFDIATNSALELDCIAIYEKEKQNVYTLISRLRGRVSVAVDLWNSPEDARYLCLTAHYIDEEWKQQKKILNFMMIDAAHTEDIHSEVVIKCLMDWDIERRLFSMTFGDLFTRDDIVSRIKDHLSQNRPLLSDGKLFDVRCAAHTLKLLVGDAMDSIRDVIHKIREGICYVKSTQIMQGKFNELAQQAGIDNQRNLLADCSMRWNSTSAMLETALAYKAAFTLLQKHDSSCTLALSEEEWEWANSVTSYLKLFVEITNAITSNNSPTSNIYFPEICDVHVQLIEWCKSSDEFIKCMALKMKAKFEVYWNKCSLLLAIAAILDPRFKMKLVEYYYPQIYGDSAEDRIKEVSDGIRDLFNEYSIGSMSVSIEHGVGSSSGGVGFHPRDRLKGFDEFLHETSQGKNSASDLDKYLEEPVFPRNYDFNIFTWWKVHTPRYPILSMMAQDILCVPMSTATPELAFRTGGRVLDHYRSSLSSDTVQALICTQDWLQSDVEGERRER from the exons ATGGAAATAACAAGTGAGACAGTGATTAAGAAACCAAAACGGTTAACATCAGTTGTGTGGAATCATTTTGAAAGGGTAAAGAAAGCTGATATATGTTATGCTGTGTGTGTTCACTGCAGCAAGAGGTTGAGTGGGTCAAGTAACAGTGGAACAACACATTTGAGGAATCATTTGATGCGATGTTTGAAAAGATCCAACTTTGATGTTTCTCAGCTGCTTGCTAAGAGAAGGAAGAAAGATAACACTGTTACCCTTTCTAGTTACAATTTTGATGAAGGGCAGTCGAAAGATGATCATATTCCAGTTGCAGCTATTAAGTTTGAGACTGAACCCAAGAGGGAAGAAGCTATTTCTACTGGAAGTTCAAAGTTTGACCAAAAGCGAAGTAGGATGGATCTTGCTCGAATGGTCATTTTACATGGATATCCATTAGCCATGGTTGACGATATTGGGTTCaaagtttttgttaaaaatttGCAGCCAATGTTTGATATTGCGACAAACAGTGCACTTGAGTTGGATTGTATTGCAATTTATGAGAAGGAGAAACAAAATGTCTATACACTGATAAGCAGACTAAGGGGCAGGGTTAGTGTTGCTGTTGATTTATGGAATTCACCTGAGGATGCAAGATACTTGTGTCTTACTGCCCATTATATTGATGAAGAGTGGAAGCAACAGAAGAAGATACTAAATTTCATGATGATTGATGCTGCTCATACTGAAGACATACACTCGGAGGTGGTTATCAAATGTTTAATGGACTGGGACATTGAACGGCGTCTTTTTTCTATGACATTTGGTGACCTTTTCACCCGTGATGATATTGTTTCCAGAATTAAAGATCATTTGTCACAAAATAGACCTCTTTTGAGCGATGGTAAGTTGTTTGATGTTCGTTGTGCTGCACATACACTGAAGTTGCTGGTTGGAGATGCAATGGATTCAATTCGTGATGTAATACATAAGATTAGAGAAGGTATTTGTTATGTGAAAAGTACACAAATTATGCAAGGGAAGTTCAATGAACTAGCCCAACAAGCTGGGATAGATAATCAAAGAAATTTATTAGCCGACTGCTCTATGCGATGGAACTCAACATCCGCGATGCTTGAAACTGCATTAGCGTACAAAGCAGCTTTCACTCTTTTGCAGAAGCATGATTCTAGCTGTACCTTGGCTCTCTCTGAAGAAGAATGGGAATGGGCAAATTCAGTTACTAGCTATTTGAAGCTCTTTGTGGAGATAACCAATGCTATTACCAGCAATAATTCTCCAACTTCAAATATATACTTCCCTGAGATTTGTGATGTGCATGTACAACTGATTGAATGGTGCAAGAGCTCAGATGAATTTATTAAGTGTATGGCTCTGAAAATGAAAGCTAAGTTTGAAGTTTATTGGAACAAATGCAGTTTATTGTTAGCCATAGCAGCAATCTTGGATCCAAGATTCAAGATGAAGTTGGTGGAGTATTACTACCCTCAAATATATGGTGATAGTGCCGAAGATCGCATTAAAGAAGTCTCTGACGGTATAAGAGATCTTTTCAATGAATATTCCATTGGATCGATGTCAGTTTCAATTGAACATGGTGTTGGAAGCAGCTCTGGAGGTGTAGGGTTTCATCCTAGGGATCGCCTAAAAGGGTTTGACGAGTTTCTCCATGAGACATCACAGGGTAAAAACTCAGCTTCCGACTTGGATAAATATTTAGAGGAACCAGTATTTCCCCGGAATTatgattttaacatttttacatGGTGGAAAGTTCACACACCAAGATATCCTATCCTATCCATGATGGCACAAGATATTCTTTGTGTTCCCATGTCAACTGCCACACCTGAGCTGGCTTTTAGGACTGGAGGCAGGGTCCTAGATCACTATCGTAGCTCTCTAAGTTCAGATACTGTGCAAGCTTTGATATGTACACAAGATTGGCTGCAGTCTGATGTAGAAG GAGAAAGAAGAGAACGATGA